The following are encoded in a window of Sinomonas cyclohexanicum genomic DNA:
- a CDS encoding AAA family ATPase: protein MSADLYAEEEADRRAAHDRLAEQAQESPFTDGGAFIFDLPAETPAVWGRGQNVLWAEGESTMIVGPPGVGKTTITGQVVRALIFGGTVLGYRVRPQGRILYLAMDRPAQIARSLKRQFSPDDREAVSENLVVHKGPPPADMAKNTDILVQMCRAARAAVVVVDSLKDAAVGLSEDAVGAGWNIARQKALAAGVQVLELHHQVKRGANGEAPTTLADVYGSAWITGGAGSVILLAGTAGDPIVELRHLKTPAEPVGPFKVIHDHDRGQSTVWHAADPIDMARASKGAGVEATDLAKAMFSKDRPTANEIEKARRKLNSLVRSGHLVIVERHSVLGGAARKAYVLATHDDDESTHASTHAPLFGKPPTEDPEHPREGQETA, encoded by the coding sequence ATGAGCGCGGACCTGTACGCGGAGGAAGAGGCCGACCGGCGGGCCGCGCACGACCGGCTGGCCGAGCAGGCCCAGGAGTCCCCTTTCACGGACGGCGGCGCGTTCATCTTCGACCTCCCCGCCGAGACCCCGGCAGTGTGGGGCCGCGGCCAGAACGTCCTCTGGGCCGAGGGCGAGTCCACCATGATCGTCGGCCCGCCCGGCGTCGGCAAGACCACCATCACGGGCCAAGTCGTCCGGGCCCTCATCTTCGGCGGGACGGTCCTCGGATACCGGGTCAGGCCGCAGGGCAGGATCCTCTACCTCGCCATGGACAGGCCCGCACAGATCGCCCGCTCGCTCAAGCGCCAGTTCTCCCCAGACGACCGTGAGGCCGTCTCGGAGAACCTCGTGGTCCACAAGGGCCCCCCACCGGCGGACATGGCAAAGAACACCGACATCCTCGTCCAGATGTGCCGTGCCGCCCGCGCCGCCGTCGTCGTCGTCGACTCCCTCAAGGACGCCGCCGTCGGGCTGTCCGAGGACGCCGTCGGCGCCGGGTGGAACATCGCCCGCCAGAAGGCCCTCGCCGCCGGTGTGCAGGTGCTCGAACTCCACCACCAGGTCAAGCGCGGCGCCAACGGCGAGGCGCCCACCACCCTCGCCGACGTGTACGGTTCCGCGTGGATCACCGGAGGCGCCGGATCCGTGATCCTCCTCGCCGGCACCGCAGGCGACCCCATCGTCGAGCTCCGCCACCTCAAGACCCCAGCCGAACCTGTGGGCCCCTTCAAGGTCATCCACGACCACGACCGCGGGCAGAGCACCGTGTGGCACGCCGCCGACCCCATCGACATGGCCCGCGCATCCAAGGGCGCAGGAGTCGAGGCCACAGACCTCGCCAAGGCCATGTTCTCCAAAGACCGGCCCACCGCGAACGAGATCGAGAAGGCCCGCCGCAAGCTCAACAGCCTCGTCAGGTCCGGCCACCTCGTGATCGTCGAACGCCACTCAGTGCTCGGCGGCGCCGCCCGCAAGGCCTACGTCCTGGCCACCCACGACGACGACGAGAGCACCCACGCGAGCACCCACGCACCCCTCTTCGGCAAACCACCCACGGAAGACCCAGAGCACCCACGCGAAGGTCAGGAAACCGCATGA